From one Aquila chrysaetos chrysaetos chromosome 7, bAquChr1.4, whole genome shotgun sequence genomic stretch:
- the LOC115343559 gene encoding translation initiation factor IF-2-like yields MAYVNFGVATDKMPHWQTPACPYATGRRTAAELVNTVPPLSVVRKPLLRNKGNPYGRKSCVLNFHTHTPAPRPRELRARPPPRTPHSPPLRRRPHRRSIPRRLRGGSGPGCRPPGARPRLRRHLRRGVWGGFPGNRSAPAAAAGGAGGFPATRLAEPLAGTGNASPAGAGSGPGAGRAAGQPPQPGAGLAALSQQELGRGGSGRGTAPARGGKVAGSLPEEMPRSHPGMHERKRPRGAGHRLRYSLLAEVRQRWAVVRMNRAVSVVARTISFLTEKTRGFLLYVSIFHMTCLLVDIANSSERTSVHLSDISALKILVIKASV; encoded by the exons ACACCGGCGTGCCCTTACGCTACGGGCAGGAGAACCGCAGCCGAATTAGTCAATACAGTGCCACCGCTCTCTGTTGTCCGAAAGCCTCTATTACGGAACAAAGGAAATCCCTACGGAAG AAAAAGCTGCGTGTTAaatttccacacacacacacccgcACCCCGGCCGCGGGAGCTGCGGGCACGGCCACCCCCGCGAACCCCTCACAGCCCTCCTCTCCGCCGCCGTCCCCACCGCCGCTCCATCCCTCGGCGGCTGCGGGGAGGGAGCGGGCCGGGCTGCCGCCCGCCGGGGGCCAGGCCGCGGCTGAGGAGACACCTGAGGCGGGGAGTGTGGGGGGGTTTCCCTGGCAACAGGTCggcgcccgccgcggcggccgggggagCCGGGGGTTTCCCCGCTACGCGCCTCGCCGAGCCGTTGGCGGGCACCGGGAACGCCTCACCGGCCGGGGCAGGGTCAGGACCGGGGGCCGGCCGGGCCGCCGGGCAGCCCCCCCAACCCGGGGCCGGGCTCGCCGCTCTctcacagcaggagctggggcgAGGCGGGAGCGGGCGAGGAACGGCCCCCGCCCGCGGCGGGAAG GTTGCGGGTTCCCTACCAGAGGAGATGCCTCGGTCACACCCCGGGATGCacgagaggaaacggcctcgCGGCGCCGGGCATCGCCTCCGATATTCGCTGCTGGCCGAGGTCAGACAGAGATGGGCAGTAGTACG AATGAACAGGGCTGTCTCAGTCGTAGCCAGGACTATCAGTTTCCTCACTGAGAAGACAAGAGGGTTCCTGCTATATGTGTCTATATTCCACATGACCTGCCTGCTGGTAGACATTGCAAACTCATCTGAGAGGACTTCTGTTCACCTGTCTGACATCTCTGCTCTGAAGATTCTGGTTATTAAAGCATCTGTATGA